The proteins below come from a single bacterium genomic window:
- a CDS encoding dienelactone hydrolase family protein, which produces MTDLGRYILEEWAEEYREGRLGRREFLRRITVFAGGAAAGTALLATLGVTASSDEVRAAAASPAPPPALTAQPVVPPDDPSLDARMVSFPGTAPGPQTVFGYLAQPKGAGRLPAVTVIHENRGLVDHIKDVARRVAKLGYAALAVDLVSGAGGTDKLPDPAQASSILGQTPPEQLVATASAGVRYAGSLPRARPDRLGVMGFCFGGAVTWRVATAVPELRAAMPFYGSNPPLEDVSKIRAAVLAFYGALDERVDAGIPAMREALDRATVVYDMVVEPNCGHAFFNNTASSYNASAAQDAWARLQTWFGRYLKTA; this is translated from the coding sequence ATGACCGATCTGGGACGCTATATTCTCGAGGAATGGGCGGAGGAGTACCGCGAGGGCCGGCTGGGCCGCCGCGAGTTCCTCCGGCGCATTACCGTCTTCGCCGGCGGCGCCGCGGCCGGGACGGCGCTACTTGCGACGCTCGGCGTCACCGCATCTTCCGACGAAGTGCGCGCCGCGGCGGCTTCGCCCGCGCCCCCGCCGGCGCTGACCGCGCAGCCCGTCGTGCCGCCCGACGATCCGTCGCTCGACGCGCGGATGGTGTCGTTTCCCGGTACCGCGCCCGGGCCGCAGACGGTCTTCGGCTACCTTGCTCAGCCGAAGGGAGCGGGGCGCCTGCCCGCCGTGACCGTGATTCACGAGAACCGCGGGTTGGTGGACCACATCAAAGATGTCGCGCGCCGCGTCGCCAAGCTCGGTTATGCTGCCCTTGCGGTGGATCTCGTGTCGGGCGCCGGCGGCACGGACAAGTTACCCGATCCCGCCCAGGCCTCGTCGATACTCGGTCAGACACCTCCGGAACAGCTCGTCGCGACGGCGTCCGCGGGCGTCCGCTACGCGGGGTCGCTCCCACGCGCACGTCCGGACCGCCTCGGCGTGATGGGCTTCTGTTTCGGCGGCGCGGTGACGTGGCGAGTGGCGACGGCGGTGCCGGAGCTCCGCGCCGCGATGCCGTTCTACGGCTCGAACCCGCCGCTCGAGGACGTGTCCAAGATCCGGGCGGCGGTGCTGGCCTTCTACGGCGCGCTCGACGAGCGGGTCGACGCCGGTATCCCCGCGATGCGCGAGGCGCTGGATCGTGCCACGGTTGTCTACGACATGGTGGTAGAACCCAACTGCGGGCACGCGTTCTTCAACAACACCGCGTCGAGCTATAATGCCTCGGCCGCGCAGGACGCGTGGGCCCGGCTGCAGACCTGGTTCGGGCGGTATCTGAAGACGGCCTAG